TCTCCGCTGATGCTGGGCCCGGTCACCAATCGAGAGCCCGTTCTTCATCGTACCGGGGAACAACCACCTGCCTCAGCACCGATCGCGCAGTGGTGGACCGCTCCCAGCGATTACACCATGTTCATGTGGACTAACCAGCGCTTTGCAGGCTCCGTGTCGAGCGCATGAAGAGGCCGAAAGTGGGACTACCAGTAGTATCAATTGATAAGCGGAAGCGGATTTGGCACGAAGCTGCCTTCGCCGGCTTGATTGAACGTCAGTGCTGAAGCGAATTACCCACCGTTCAGTATATCCCGCGTGATGATGTCGACATGACGGATTTCGCACCCAGCCCTCATTGCACGCACTGCCCTTACAAGTGAGATGCTTCTTACCCATGCCTTGGCGGGAGTCGGCAAATAAGAACGTCGCCTCGTGCGTCCGAGGGATCAGTGCGGCCTTTGAAAGCAAGCTTGCCTCAGTCGGCTTCAACCTCGTCCTCGTCGCCAGAAAGCTTCCAAGCCTGCTAGCGCTCGCCGAAGAGATCCAAATCGCACATGCCGCGGAGGCGAGGGTTGTCTCATTCGACCTGATTAGACTCGACGCCCTCGAAACGGTGCGCCGTCACCGACGACATAGACGTTGGTTTATCTCGCCAACTTGACAGGCCGAGATCGGCTGATATTACGATACCAGCTAGTTTCTAAAATATTCGTCATTGCGCGAGCATCTAGGCCGCACCTGCTTTTAAACCAATGGCAGCGAGCTCAGGCTTTCGGCAGGCCGTGGCGTCGGAGATATCCCTCGATGAAGATGTCAACGCGTTCGGCAGTTTCTGCTTGGCTCGGCGGTGGTTCGTCAAAGCCAAGCGCCTTCCGGAAACCCAAGTTGCCCACGACAAGGTCGAAGAAAATCTCCGCGGCTAGGAAGCTGTCCACTCCACTGATCATACCCAGCTCGCGCAGCTCGTCGAAAACGATCGCAATCTTCCTGTTGAGGCTGGTCCGCCCCTGGTCATTTAGGGTGCGCACGAACTCTGGAAAGCGGGCGTGCTCAACGACGATCGTGCGTTCGACCGCGATCGTCTCCTCAGCCAGGGAATGGGTGACCAGTTCTCGGCCGAGCTGGAGCAGGTTGCTGCGCAGGCTATCTCCGGAGATTGGCAAGTCGAGCTGAAGGGCGGAGATGTTGGCATGGCAGTGGTCGCATACGGCACGAAACAGCTCGGTCTTGTCACCGATCAATTCGTAGATCGTCCGCTTGGTGACGCCCGCCGCCTTGCCTACCGCCTCGACCGTGGTCTCCTGGTAGCCCCCTGACGTGAACAGCGCCGAGGCAGCCTCGAGGATACGATTGCGGCGCGTGACGGGGTCGAGCGGCGGGCGGCCACGGCGCGGCTTCGCGACGGTCGGAGGCGCGTCGGCACGGGTCTGCTTGAGCTCAGCCATCGGATCGCTGCGCTCCATACAGGATGTTTCACAGGATGAAAACGG
The sequence above is a segment of the Novosphingobium sp. 9U genome. Coding sequences within it:
- a CDS encoding TetR/AcrR family transcriptional regulator, with protein sequence MAELKQTRADAPPTVAKPRRGRPPLDPVTRRNRILEAASALFTSGGYQETTVEAVGKAAGVTKRTIYELIGDKTELFRAVCDHCHANISALQLDLPISGDSLRSNLLQLGRELVTHSLAEETIAVERTIVVEHARFPEFVRTLNDQGRTSLNRKIAIVFDELRELGMISGVDSFLAAEIFFDLVVGNLGFRKALGFDEPPPSQAETAERVDIFIEGYLRRHGLPKA